One stretch of Excalfactoria chinensis isolate bCotChi1 chromosome 2, bCotChi1.hap2, whole genome shotgun sequence DNA includes these proteins:
- the CDCP1 gene encoding CUB domain-containing protein 1 has protein sequence MAGSCALLAVLAVLLAASAQHLQREASFTISLRAADNITVTIKLKPGLLPVCLIRVRSGPRFELKIRPGENVTLTFTCNTPEKYFMMEIQKNIDCVSGPCPFGDVHLYPPGLPRLNRTFIWDVKASVKAGLELRFSAPLRQIQPGEMCPDLVSYNINSCIDTATVNIGTFCRNGSVSRVKLLGGVIMSLHLPWNLTVTTSGFNIANRSSIKRLCIIESVLKGESSIMLMSPNYPFGFPEDELMTWQFVVPSNMRASVFFHDYSLSNCERKEERVEYYIPGSVSNPEVFKLSDSQPANIAGSFNLSLQGCDQDAQNPGILRLLFQVVVQHPQIDENVTHLVDLSKERNMTVTIHFEGWPKRSPLISEPMCLICKDPRTCDRVLTLASGATYKISFLCKDLSRLRITAEKGISCVGLRWCDSKTYSLSVPKTITQLPVQLHKFIWKLTAPELINIEITSPSLKLRQHLPEQSCNTSYSYSIVSATPETEMNVGIFCPGGAIEKIQLRNNVTISLKTFGKGFVNDSNNQDLKMSFVPHIKDECTFTVSPDSKTKTYLQTPNSLYGLPPYISISWYIIVPSKQVARLGFSMDRMDISCDTGRAYVNIKEQIPGAEEIVRREDELLPQPRNMHHNFWVNVSNCKPEDPTQLTLKFWVTFVEKQIDLAVILGVLAGVGILAAIGLTVCCVKKKKKKSQNPMVGVYNANVNTQIPGKQRLFKKDRKTNESHVYAVIDDAMVYGHLLKESNGSVTPEVDVYRPFDGPMGSLPPSPPPFSFRKDAKHSPNAEEPPLLAETDHDTYTFAHQKSGELEDNADGNEKHSGDTSVSLMENKEQDSLEE, from the exons ATGGCGGGGAGCTGCGCGCTGCTCGCGGTGCTGGCTGTCCTTCTCGCCGCCTCGGCGCAGCACCTCCAGCGGGAAG ctTCCTTCACAATCTCCCTTCGTGCAGCGGACAACATCACAGTTACAATTAAATTGAAACCTGGTTTATTACCTGTCTGTCTAATTCGTGTAAGAAGCGGACCCCGGTTTGAATTGAAGATAAGACCGGGGGAGAATGTGACTTTAACCTTCACTTGTAACACTCCCGAGAAATATTTCATGATGGAGATTCAGAAGAATATTG ACTGTGTATCAGGCCCGTGTCCCTTTGGAGATGTTCATCTTTACCCACCAGGGCTACCCCGCCTCAATAGGACTTTCATCTGGGACGTGAAAGCAAGTGTAAAGGCTGGACTTGAACTGAGATTTTCTGCCCCATTAAGACAGATTCAACCAGGAGAGATGTGTCCAGATTTAGTTAGCTACAACATCAACAGCTGCATTGATACAGCCACGGTCAACATTGGCACCTTCTGCAGAAATGGCTCGGTGTCTCGTGTCAAACTGCTCGGAGGAGTCATCATGTCTCTGCACCTCCCTTGGAACTTGACTGTCACCACTTCAGGCTTTAACATTGCCAATAGGTCTTCCATAAAAC GGTTATGCATTATTGAATCCGTTTTGAAGGGGGAATCTTCCATCATGTTGATGTCTCCAAATTATCCCTTCGGCTTTCCAGAAGATGAGCTCATGACATGGCAGTTTGTAGTCCCTTCCAACATGAGAGCGAGTGTGTTTTTCCACGACTACAGCCTTTCCAACTGcgaaaggaaggaggagagggtGGAGTATTACATACCTGGCTCTGTTAGTAATCCTGAGGTGTTTAAGCTGAGTGACAGCCAGCCTGCCAATATTGCTGGCAGCTTCAACCtgtctctgcagggctgtgatcaGGATGCCCAGAACCCAGGCATCCTTCGCTTACTCTTCCAAGTCGTCGTTCAGCACCCTCAGATTGATGAGA ATGTCACTCACTTGGTTGACCTTAGCAAAGAACGGAATATGACTGTAACAATACACTTTGAAGGGTGGCCCAAAAGATCCCCGCTCATATCAGAACCCATGTGCCTGATCTGCAAGGATCCTCGCACCTGTGACCGCGTTCTGACATTGGCCTCTGGCGCCACCTACAAGATTTCCTTTCTGTGCAAGGACTTATCCCGCCTGAGGATCACAGCTGAAAAGGGCATAA GCTGTGTGGGTCTTCGGTGGTGTGACAGCAAGACCTATTCCCTTTCAGTGCCCAAGACTATTACCCAATTGCCAGTTCAACTGCATAAATTTATTTGGAAGCTCACAGCTCCCGAACTGATCAACATAGAAATCACATCTCCATCACTGAAACTGCGGCAACAcctcccagagcagagctgcaacaCAAGCTACAGTTACAGCATTGTTAGTGCCACCCCAGAGACAGAGATGAACGTTGGTATATTCTGCCCTGGTGGAGCCATTGAAAAGATTCAGCTGAGGAATAATGTCACcatatctttaaaaacatttggaaaaggTTTCGTCAATGACTCTAATAATCAAGAtctgaaaatgtcttttgtGCCACATATTAAAG ATGAGTGTACTTTTACTGTGAGCCCAGATTCAAAAACTAAAACTTACTTACAGACTCCCAACTCGCTTTATGGTCTACCCCCTTACATCTCCATATCCTGGTACATCATTGTGCCCAGTAAGCAAGTTGCCCGCCTAGGGTTCTCCATGGACCGCATGGACATTAGTTGTGATACAGGGCGTGCCTATGTCAACATAAAGGAGCAGATACCTGGGGCAGAGGAAATTGTACGCCGCGAGGATGAGCTTCTGCCTCAGCCCCGAAATATGCATCATAACTTCTGGGTAAACGTCTCCAATTGTAAGCCTGAGGACCCCACGCAACTGACCTTGAAGTTCTGGGTGACTTTCGTTGAAAAGCAGATAG ATCTAGCAGTGATACTTGGTGTACTGGCTGGGGTTGGAATTCTTGCAGCTATTGGACTCACTGTGTGCTGTGTTAAGAAGAA gaagaagaaaagccagaaTCCCATGGTGGGTGTATACAATGCCAATGTCAATACCCAGATTCCTGGAAAGCAACGCTTATTCAAAAAAGATAGGAAAACCAACGAGTCCCATGTCTATGCAGTTATCGATGATGCTATGGTCTATGGACACTTGCTGAAGGAATCCAATGGCTCAGTCACTCCAGAAGTTGATGTGTACCGGCCTTTTGATGGGCCCATGGGTAGCTTGCCACCTTCTCCACCTCCGTTCTCCTTTAGAAAAGATGCAAAACACTCTCCTAACGCAGAGGAGCCTCCACTTCTGGCAGAAACAGACCATGACACGTACACATTTGCTCATCAGAAATCAGGTGAACTGGAGGACAATgcagatggaaatgaaaaacatagCGGCGATACAAGCGTGTCCTTGATGGAGAATAAGGAACAGGACAGCTTAGAGGAGTAA